Proteins encoded together in one Pseudomonas asiatica window:
- a CDS encoding ChaN family lipoprotein — translation MRHPLLSAFSLCLVLVLGGCQASLPPPPAWQSSEGRSHAELGHIVDLAKGQLISPEQLVQRLSAAPRVLVGEKHDNPDHHALQLWLLRALQDQRVQGSLLLEMLQPEQQPLLDKLAGQPLPADLPRAMAWQDGWDWQLYGPIVTEALQQRVPVLAANLSPGEMRQAYRQPALLPGERSNAPTVKAALLEHVRAGHCGMLPESQLPAMLAVQQQRDRRMAERLLAAPQPALLLAGAYHVRKDLGVPLHLADLQAQGESKVLLLAEVGEQVEAGEADFVWYTAAMPEQDYCAQLR, via the coding sequence ATGCGACATCCGCTGCTGTCCGCTTTCTCGCTGTGCCTGGTGCTGGTACTGGGTGGCTGCCAGGCCAGCCTGCCACCGCCGCCCGCCTGGCAGAGCAGTGAGGGGCGCAGCCATGCCGAGCTGGGGCATATCGTCGATCTTGCCAAAGGCCAACTGATCAGCCCTGAGCAACTGGTGCAGCGCCTGTCTGCCGCCCCCCGGGTGCTTGTCGGCGAGAAACACGACAACCCTGACCATCACGCACTGCAGCTGTGGCTGCTGCGCGCCCTGCAAGACCAACGTGTGCAGGGCAGCCTGCTGCTGGAAATGCTGCAGCCTGAGCAACAACCGCTGCTGGACAAGCTCGCGGGGCAACCATTACCGGCAGACCTGCCCAGGGCCATGGCTTGGCAGGACGGCTGGGATTGGCAGCTGTACGGGCCAATCGTGACCGAGGCTTTGCAGCAGCGGGTGCCTGTGCTGGCCGCCAACCTCTCGCCCGGCGAGATGCGCCAGGCCTATCGTCAGCCGGCTTTGTTACCGGGCGAACGCTCCAATGCGCCGACGGTCAAGGCCGCTTTGCTGGAGCATGTGCGTGCCGGGCATTGCGGGATGCTGCCAGAAAGCCAGTTGCCGGCGATGCTGGCCGTGCAGCAGCAGCGCGACCGGCGCATGGCCGAGCGCTTGCTGGCGGCGCCGCAGCCAGCACTGCTGCTGGCCGGGGCCTATCACGTGCGCAAGGACCTGGGTGTACCGTTGCACTTGGCTGACCTGCAAGCGCAGGGGGAGAGCAAGGTGCTACTGCTAGCTGAGGTTGGTGAGCAGGTCGAGGCAGGCGAGGCTGATTTTGTGTGGTACACGGCAGCGATGCCGGAGCAGGACTATTGCGCGCAACTGCGCTGA
- a CDS encoding TfoX/Sxy family protein: MNDELQHLKNLGKTSAQWLHAAGIHSASDLRRLGAVGAYQAVKTRGFRASKVLLYAIEGALLDMHWNDLPLERKEALNQQLDAKSPAQKNQK; the protein is encoded by the coding sequence ATGAACGATGAATTGCAGCATCTGAAGAACCTTGGCAAGACCTCTGCGCAGTGGCTGCATGCAGCCGGCATCCACAGTGCATCGGATCTGCGTCGCCTGGGCGCGGTGGGTGCGTACCAGGCCGTGAAGACACGAGGGTTCCGCGCATCGAAGGTGCTGTTGTATGCCATTGAAGGCGCCCTGCTGGACATGCACTGGAACGATTTGCCGCTGGAGCGCAAAGAAGCGCTCAACCAACAACTGGATGCGAAAAGCCCTGCGCAAAAAAATCAGAAATAA
- a CDS encoding bifunctional aminoglycoside phosphotransferase/ATP-binding protein, which produces MSQALITALQNPALYPHPVDGFQLIETHISWVLLTGEYAYKIKKPMNFGFLDFTGLDQRRHFCNEELRLNQRLTDGLYLEVLPITGSVDAPQIGGEGEAIEYVLKMRQFPQGQMLNTLQANGELNAAHIDQMARQIAEFHLQAPRVPVEHPLGTPDSVMAPVEQNFEQIRPFLSDKADLQQLDALQAWARSSFERLHGLLEKRKANGFIRECHGDIHLGNATLIDGKVVIFDCIEFNEPFRLTDVYADTGFLAMDLEDRGLKCLARRFISQYLELTGDYEGLELLNFYKAYRALVRAKVALFSMPADADGVQRATTLRTYRNYANLAESYSAIPSRLLAITHGVSAVGKSHVAMRMVEALGAVRVRSDVERKRLFGEQQQAEAGQLSTGIYDQDASVATYQRLHEVAATVLRAGFPVVLDATYLKRDQRQAAADIASQTGVPFLILDCHAPDAVIASWLEQRQAENTDPSDATLEVVKAQQASREPMDAQELVQSTRVDTQSAGSMDQVIEQIRQRLPGL; this is translated from the coding sequence GTGAGCCAAGCCCTTATCACTGCGTTGCAGAACCCAGCCCTGTACCCTCACCCCGTGGATGGGTTCCAGCTCATCGAGACGCATATCTCCTGGGTCCTGCTCACCGGCGAGTATGCCTACAAGATCAAGAAGCCGATGAACTTCGGCTTCCTCGACTTCACTGGCCTGGACCAGCGCCGGCATTTCTGTAACGAAGAATTGCGCCTGAACCAGCGCCTGACCGACGGCCTGTACCTTGAAGTGTTGCCGATAACCGGTAGCGTCGATGCGCCGCAGATCGGCGGTGAAGGCGAAGCCATCGAGTACGTGCTGAAGATGCGTCAGTTCCCCCAGGGGCAGATGCTCAACACCCTGCAGGCCAATGGTGAACTGAACGCCGCGCACATCGACCAGATGGCCCGGCAGATCGCCGAGTTCCACCTGCAGGCCCCACGCGTGCCGGTGGAGCACCCACTGGGCACGCCGGACAGCGTGATGGCACCTGTGGAGCAGAACTTCGAGCAGATTCGCCCGTTCCTCAGCGACAAGGCCGACCTGCAGCAACTCGACGCCCTGCAGGCCTGGGCACGCAGCAGCTTCGAGCGCCTGCATGGCCTGCTGGAAAAGCGCAAGGCCAATGGTTTCATCCGTGAGTGCCACGGTGACATCCACCTGGGCAACGCCACCCTGATCGACGGCAAGGTGGTGATCTTCGACTGCATCGAGTTCAACGAACCGTTCCGCCTGACCGATGTGTACGCCGATACGGGCTTCCTGGCCATGGACCTGGAAGACCGCGGCCTGAAATGCCTGGCCCGCCGCTTCATCAGCCAGTACCTGGAACTGACCGGCGACTACGAAGGCCTGGAACTGCTCAACTTCTACAAAGCCTACCGCGCGCTGGTGCGGGCCAAGGTTGCACTGTTCAGCATGCCAGCCGATGCCGATGGCGTGCAGCGCGCCACCACTCTTCGCACCTACCGCAACTATGCAAACCTGGCAGAAAGCTACAGCGCCATCCCGTCGCGCCTGCTGGCCATTACCCACGGTGTTTCGGCTGTGGGCAAAAGCCACGTGGCCATGCGTATGGTCGAAGCCCTTGGCGCCGTCCGCGTGCGTTCGGATGTGGAGCGCAAGCGCCTGTTCGGTGAACAGCAGCAGGCTGAGGCTGGCCAGCTGAGTACCGGCATCTATGACCAGGACGCCAGTGTCGCGACCTACCAGCGCCTGCACGAGGTGGCGGCGACCGTGCTGCGAGCCGGCTTCCCGGTGGTGCTGGATGCCACCTACCTCAAGCGTGATCAGCGCCAGGCCGCGGCGGACATCGCCAGCCAGACGGGCGTGCCATTTCTGATCCTCGACTGCCATGCACCGGATGCGGTCATCGCCAGCTGGCTGGAGCAGCGCCAGGCAGAAAATACCGACCCGTCGGATGCCACCCTGGAAGTGGTCAAAGCCCAGCAGGCCAGTCGTGAGCCAATGGATGCACAGGAACTGGTGCAGAGCACCCGCGTCGATACTCAGAGCGCCGGGAGCATGGACCAGGTGATCGAGCAGATTCGCCAGCGCTTGCCTGGGCTGTAA